TGGAGGAATTCTATTACTTCTCAGCGGTGCTGCAGCAATAGAAGGCTTTTTATCTCCTGCGATGATGAGAAATGTGATAGAGTGGGCAATTTAATTCTCATTTTATAATCATTTTAATTTAATGATAATTATTATTATCATTTGACACTCTTCCCAGCTGTCATTATAATAAAAACGTAGCCGCTTATCAGGGGGAGGGTAAACATGGAGCAAAGAATCGATAGGATTAAGAAGCAACTTCATTCTCAAAGTTATAAACTAACGCCCCAAAGGGAAGCGACTGTAAGGGTGCTTCTTGAACATGAAGAGGATCATCTGAGTGCAGAAGATGTTTATCTGCTCGTGAAAGAAAAAGCTCCGGAAATTGGATTAGCTACCGTGTATCGTACACTTGAGTTACTTAATGAATTAGAAGTCGTGGATAAAATAAATTTTGGGGACGGTGTGTCCCGTTATGACCTTCGTAAAGAAGGAGCTGATCATTTTCACCATCATCTTGTCTGTATAGAATGTGGTTCAGTAGATGAAATTCAAGAAGATTTGTTAGGTGATGTTGAAAAAGTAGTCGAAAGAGATTGGCATTTTAAAATTAAAGATCACCGTTTAACATTTCATGGTGTTTGTCATCGCTGTCAAGAAAATGGGGATTCAGAGAAAAAAAATCAATCTCCAGAAAAAGCAATTAATAAAGTGCGCTAAAACCTTTTCGTCAGGAAGAGGTTTTTTATTTGTTCTATTTTAGGAAAATTTAACTTTGCTAAAGGAATAAAGCATAAGTAAAGACTAAATTTTTTGCCAAAGCAAGTTTTTCAAACATATGCTTAAAATTTATTTATCTAAATCAATTTCATAAGTGCTATTTTGTTTATCAAAAACGAACATTATATTGATTGTAGCGGAAGGCGGCGACTGCGGGATAAGCTTGAGCTGAAGACCCCGCAGGCAGCTTGCTGCCGAGGAGGCTGAAGCGAAGCCCGCGGCAAAGAAGACACTACGACAACGAACAAAGTGAGTTGGAGTAGATGTCGCGCTTGTACCCCGAGGGTGAAAGCGTCCGTCTGAAACGAAAATCGAACGATAGCGAAGGGATTTTATATGATGTTCGTTTATAATGATATAGAAATGAATGATGAAATTCATTCATCTATATACGGAATAGCTGGTCTGTTCACTCAGGAAATTTATAAGGATACGTATAATAAAGGTTGTTTTTGTCATAGATAATTCATAGCTGTGTTAGAAAGGAGGAATTCATAATGGAAAAGTGGATGTCATATGGGGTAGAAACAATTAAAATTTTCGTTATTTTTATAGTGTGCCTTTTAGCTTTTTATTATGGTATTCTATGGTTAAGTGATAGTTATGAAGCAGATGAACGACTAAATAAGCCAGAGAAAAATTATGAGGAAGTTAAAATAAATAGTAAAATTAGTTTTTATTAAGACAACTATATCAAGGGGGAAAGGGATTTGCAGCATGACGTATTAGATTTTCTCCACTATTGTCAAGTTGAAAAAGGATTATCTGAAAATACGATTAGCTCTTATAAAAGAGATTTACTTAACTATATTTCTCATTTAGAGAAAAATTATTTAAAAGACATAGAACAAATAGAGAGATCTCATATTGTTGACTTTCTATTTACAATGAAAGAAAATGGACGCTCTACCTCTACCATAGCAAGAACGATTTCATCTATACGTGCCTTCCACCAATTTTTGTTAAGGGACCAGAGATTAAAAAAAGACCCTTCTGAGTTAGTTGAAATACCAAAGGGAGAGAAAAAATTACCAGATGTGCTTTCTGCCTCAGAAGTAGAAAAATTGTTATCTGCCAGTGAAGGTGTTACTGCATTTGATCTTAGAAATAAAGCTATGCTTGAATTAATGTACGCAACAGGTCTTCGAGTGACTGAACTTTGTGAGCTTGAAGTTGGTGATATCCATTTGCAAATGGGATTTGTACATTGTATCGGAAAAGGTAATAAAGAAAGAATCATTCCGCTTGGTAAAATGGCGCAAGAGGCATTAGAGCAGTACATACATAAAGGCCGGTCTTTTTTAATGAAAAAGAAAAGGCATGACGTTTTGTTTGTAAATCATCATGGAAACCAGTTATCGAGACAAGGATTTTGGAAAATATTAAAGACTGCTTCAGAGAAAGCCAATATCCAAAAAAAATTAACTCCTCACACACTTCGTCACTCGTTTGCTACTCATCTTCTAGAAAATGGTGCCGATTTACGAGCGGTGCAAGAAATGTTAGGGCATGCTGATATCTCCACAACACAAATCTATACCCACGTTTCTAACCATAAATTAAAAGATGTCTACATCCATTTCCATCCTAGAGCATGAAAGTTTAAAGCAAATGTTATTATCAACGGTTAAAACTACATTATGGAAAAGGTGATAAAATGTCAAATTATCATTTCAAACGAATATTTGTCATCGTTATGGATTCCGTTGGAATTGGAGAAGCTCCCGACGCGAAAGAGTATAATGATAAAGGGGCTGATACTTTAGGTCACATTGCTGAAAAAATGAATGGTCTCCATATGCCTCATATGGAAAAACTGGGGATTGGAAATATTAAAAACACAGCTGGAATAGAAGCAGTAGATCAGCCGCAAGCTCACACCGGTATAATGGAGGAAGCTTCTCATAGCAAGGATACAATGACAGGACATTGGGAAATTATGGGACTTCATATCAAGGAACCTTTTCGCACTTTTCCGGATGGTTTTCCAAAAGAGCTTATTTCGAAACTAGAGCAGGAAACGGGACGTAAAATAATTGGAAACAAAGTTGCCTCTGGCACAGAAATTATTAAAGAGCTTGGCGGCGAGCATATGTCATCTGGAGCTCTTATCGTTTATACATCCGCTGATTCTGTACTGCAAATAGCCGCACATGAAGACGTTGTGCCGATTGAAGAACTATACGATATTTGTGAAAAAGCGAGAGCAATGACTTATGAATCGCCTTATATGATTGGTAGGGTTATTGCACGGCCGTTCATAGGTCAACCAGGCGCATTTGAAAGAACAGCGAATCGTCACGACTATGCTTTAAAACCTTTTGGCCGTACAGTAATGAATGAATTAGCGGATAAAGGATTAGACAGCTTAGCAATTGGTAAAATCAGCGATATATATGACGGGGAGGGAGTAACTGAATCCATTAGAACAAGTTCAAATAACGACGGCATGGATAAAATTATTCAAACAGCAAATAGAGATTTCACCGGCTTATGCTTTTTAAACTTGGTAGATTTTGATGCTAAGTTTGGGCATAGAAGAGATCCTTTAGGTTATGGAAAGGCACTTGAAGAGTTTGATGAAAGACTGCCTGACTTAATGGAAGAATGCCGAAGGGAAGATGTCATCATAATTACAGCAGACCATGGAAACGATCCTGTCCACCACGGAACCGACCATACTAGAGAATTAGTACCATTGCTTGTTTATACCCCGGCATATACACCTGGAAATGACTTAGGAGTAAGAAAAACGTTTGCAGATATTGGTGCTACTTTGGCTGATAATTTTAACGTTAAACGCCCGGAAAATGGTACAAGCTTTTTGAAAAACATTACGAAATAAGGGTGATGCATTTGACAACTAAACGCCTCTTAGAAGACGCAGCCGAAACACTTCAAGAAAAAATTGATTTTGAACCAAAAGCAGGGCTGATTTTAGGTTCCGGGTTAGGAGTATTAGCAGAAGAAATCGAAAATCCTGTAAAGGTGCATTATGAAGACATTCCTGGTTTTCCTGTTTCTACAGTGATAGGACATGCCGGACAGCTCGTTTTCGGTCGCTTAAAAGGAGTTCCTGTCGTGGCTATGCAAGGAAGGTTCCATTATTATGAAGGCTACACGATGCAGGAGGTAACCTTTCCTGTCAGAGTTATGCGTGCCCTTGGAGTGGATACTCTGCTTGTCACAAATGCAGCAGGGAGTGTGAATGAATCCTTTTCTCCTGGTCATTTAATGCTTATTAAAGATCATTTAAACTTGCAAGGAGATAATCCCCTTCTTGGAAAAAATGATGATACACTAGGGCCAAGATTTCCAGATATGTCATCAGCATACAGCGTGGAACTCATGGAAGCAGCAAGAAAAGCTGCGTCTTCTCTTAACATTACGTTACAAGAAGGTGTGTACGCTGCAAACACAGGTCCTGCATATGAAACACCAGCAGAAATAAGAATGATTAGAACATTAGGTGCAGATGCAGTTGGAATGTCAACTGTTCCAGAAGTTACGACTGCTGTTCACGGCGGAATGAAAGTGTTAGGAATTTCATGTTTGTCCAATATGGCAGCCGGTATTTTAGATCAGCCGCTAAGCCACGATGAAGTAATCGAAACAACTGAAAAGGTAAAAGAAGAATTTCTTTTGTTAATGAAAGAGATAATACACCAAATGGGTAAGGGAGAGGCTTAGCATGAATCAATTAGCGGAAAAAGTAACAGAAGCAGCCAATTATCTAGAAGAAAAAATTGTAAATCAGCCGAAAATTGGTTTAATATTAGGTTCTGGATTAGGTGATTTAGCAGAAGAAATTGAAGCAGCAACTGAAGTTGAATACAGTTCTATTCCTTATTTTCCTATTTCTACGGTAGAAGGACATGCAGGAAAATTAGTTATAGGAAATTTACAGGGAAATGTAGTTATAGCTATGCAAGGACGTTTTCATTATTATGAAGGTTACAGTATGCAAGAAGTAACATTTCCTGTAAGGGTCATGCAAGCTTTAGGTGTAGAGACACTTCTAGTAACTAATGCTTGCGGTGGGATGAATCCTTCATTTCAACCTGGAGATTTAATGGTGATAGAAGACCATATCAATATGACAGGAACAAATCCGTTAATTGGACGAAATGATGAAAAATTGGGACCGCGTTTTCCTGATATGAGCCAAGCTTATGATAAGTCACTTCAAAAGATTGCAGAAAATGCAGCTGAGTCAATTGGTATATCGGTACAAAAAGGTGTCTATACAGGGATTTCCGGGCCTGCTTTTATGACGGCAGCTGAATTAATTATGCTGAGACGTTTAGGAGGAGATGTAGTCGGAATGTCTACTGTACCTGAAGTAATCACAGCCCGGCACGCAGGCCTTAAAGTGCTCGGTATCTCGTGTATTACTGATATGGCAGTAGGAGAGGAAATAGAGGGCGTCTCTCATGAGGAAGTTATGGAAACAGCCTCTAAAACAAAACCTAAGTTTATTGCTCTTGTAAAACAAATACTTAAAGAGATGTAAATTAAACTCTCCTTTAACCGTGAATGATAGTTATATAGGATGCAGGTGATGAAACACTGCTGCAGTATGCAGCAGTGTTTATCTGCGCATTTATCCCCCCTTTCCTCAGAATGTCATAAATGGGAAAAGGGGGGATAGAAAAGAAAGGGTGCGTGTAATATGAGAATGGTGGATATCATTGCAAAAAAACGTGACGGCAGGGAGCTTTCTGATGATGAAATTCGTTGGTTTGTAAATGGATACAGTAACGAAGAAATCCCAGATTATCAAGCTTCGGCATTTGCAATGGCTTTATACTTTCAAGGGATGACGCAAAAAGAAGCTGCGTCTCTAACATTTGCGATGGCTGAATCTGGTGATCAGCTTGATTTATCTGAAATCGAAGGGACGAAAGTAGATAAACATTCAACAGGAGGAGTAGGAGATAAAACAACCCTTATACTAGGTCCGCTTGTGGCTGCTCTTGGAATTCCTGTTGCAAAAATGTCAGGGAGAGGATTAGGGCATACAGGCGGTACTATTGACAAGCTCGAATCGTTTAAAGGGTTTCGAACAGAACTGAAGCAAGATGAATTTATCAAGCTTGTAAATGAGAATAAAATAGCACTTGCCGGTCAAAGCGGAAATCTTACTCCTGCCGATAAAAAGTTATATGCCTTAAGAGATGTGACAGCTACCGTCGATTCCATTCCACTTATAGCTAGTTCTGTAATGAGTAAAAAAATTGCAGCAGGTGCTGACGCGATCGTATTAGATGTGAAAATGGGGTCCGGGGCATTCATGGAAAATCTAGAGGACGCAAAAGCGTTAGCACAAGCGATGGTTAAAATCGGACATTCCTTAAATCGAAAGACGATGGCTGTTATCTCTAATATGGATCAACCTTTAGGACGTCATGTTGGAAATGCCCTCGAAGTAAAAGAAGCGATAGAGACCTTAAAAGGACAAGGACCTGATGATCTTCATGAATTAAGCGTTGAATTGGCTGCTCATATGGCAGCAGCAGGCGGAAAAGCTTCGAATGAAAAAGAAGGCCGTAAGTTGATTGAAGAAGTAATCTCAAATGGCAAAGCTATTGAAAAGATGAAGCTGTTTATTGAAAAACAGGGAGGAGATGCAACGGCAGTAGATAATCCGGATTTATTCTGTACAGCAGCCTTTAAAAAGGAAATAAAAGCTCCAAAACCCGGATATGTACAATCAATGCATGCTGCACAAATAGGAAGAGCAGCTATGGTGTTAGGTGCTGGAAGAGCAACAAAAGATGATATAATTGATCATGCCGTTGGTATAGAGCTTCATAAAAAAATAGGCGATGAGGTAAAAAAAGATGAATTAATAGCAACATTGCACAGCAATCAGCCAGATACAGAACAAGCCGAAGAGATGGTAAAAAATGCTTTTTCTTTAGTCAAAGCCAAAACAGAAAAGCCGCTCCTTATTTATGAGACTATTTATAATTAAATAAGGAAAACATCAGGGTCTGTATGGATGCAGTATGACATCTATGCAGACTTTTTTACTGTCTAAGATCTAAAATGGAAAATATTTATATTAGGCTATCCGGAAAGCAACTTTTCTTATTGTAAAATTTCTTAGTATATACGATGAAAATAATGGAAAAAATAATCGTATCATTATGGGAGGTGTCTGGAATTGATAAAAAGTCTACCTGCGTTAAAGACCAGTTTTCTTTGTGTATTGACACTGGTTACATTTATACATTCTGAATCGGTTTTCGCAAAGGAAGAAGAGGAAAAAATCCCTGAACTCGCGGAAGATGCTAAGTCAGCCATTATTATGGAAGTGGACACAGGACAGGTTCTTTACAACAAAAATGAAAATGAAAAACTGCCTCCAGCTAGCATGACTAAAATAATGACAATGCTGCTCGTCATGGAAGCTTTAGAAAAAGAAGATATTCAATTAGATGAACAGGTTACAGCTAGTGAACATGCTGCCTCGATGGGAGGGTCGCAAATATTTTTGGAGCAAGGAGAGCAAATGACAGTTCATGAACTGTTAAAAGGGGTAGCAGTAGCTTCCGGAAACGATGCATCAGTAGCTCTGGCTGAACATATTGCAGGTACGGAAGAGAAATTTATTAAAAAAATGAACGATAAAGCAGAAGAGCTGGGGTTAGAAAATACACACTTCAACAATACAACAGGGTTAACCGAAAAAGATCATTACACTACAGCCAGAGATCTTGCGGTTATGAGTCAGGCCTTGCTTCAACATGAAAAAATTTTAGAATATACGAGTATTTACGAAGATTATTTACGACAAGGCACTGATAAAGAATTTTGGCTTGTTAATACAAATCGTCTGGTAAAACATTATGACGGCGTAGATGGATTAAAAACAGGTTTTACTTCGGAGGCTAAATATAATTTAACCGCAACGGCGCAAAAGGATGGAATGCGTGTAATAACTGTTCTAATGGGAGCAGAATCACCGAAAAAAAGGAATAAACAAACAACTGAAATGCTTGATTATGGTTTTCAAAACTATCAAAAAGTAGTCTTAGCTGAAAAAGGAGAAGAAATAGCTTCTATTCCAGTAGAAAAAGGGAAAACCAAAACTGTACCGGTTACATTGGAAAGAAATGCTGCCATTGTCCTTCCGAAAGGCAAAAAAATTGAAAAAATCGATAGAGAGATAGATATCAATGACAAAGTTATTGCTCCAGCTGAAAAAGGTTCAGCGGCAGGGGTTGTACAATTTTATGATGGAGAGAAAAAACTAACTGAAAAAGAGTTGGTATTAGACGAAGAAGCACAATCTGCCAGCTGGTATGTTTTATTTAAAAGAACACTCTCTTCCTTAACGGGACAATTGTCGTAAAAAAAGCGCTGAATGAAAATAGTCACTTCTTTTACCGAATAAACACTAGTTTTGTCATGAAGAAAGGAAATGTTTGAAAAGAATTGAATATTAGCATCAGAAGTAATGACAAACGTTTAGGGGGGAAATAGTATATGAGTTTATCAGTCAACCTAGAGCAAGTCGGTGATGTCCTGTGTATCCGGTTAAGAGGAGAATTAGATCATCATTCTGCAAGAGAGCTGAGAAGTCAAGTTGACGATTACTTGGATGCCCATCAAATACAGCATATTGTCTTAAATTTGGAAGAGCTTAATTTCATGGATAGTTCAGGTATTGGGGTGATTTTAGGCAGGTACAAACAAGTCAGGAGAAATGGAGGAGAAATGGTGGTCTGCTCTATTTCTACACCGGTTAAACGGTTGTTCGAGCTATCGGGTCTCTTTAAAATTTTGCGTTTGGAAAATCGGGAGACAGATGCACTACGAAAGCTGGGGGTGGCCTAAAAGTGAAAAATGAGATGAAATTGGAGTTTTCCGCGGTGAGTGAAAATGAAGCATTTGCAAGGGTGAGTGTTGGTGCCTTTGTCGCTCAGCTTGACCCTAATATGGACGAGCTGACAGAGTTAAAAACCGTAGTTTCTGAAGCTGTAACCAACTCCATTATTCATGGATATGATGAAAACCCAGCCGGCACGATTACGATTATGGTGAAAATTGATACGGATATGGTAGAACTTACCGTAAAAGACAATGGTGTGGGCATAGAAGATATAGGAAAAGCAAAGGAGCCTTTATATACGTCAAAACCGGAATTAGAACGTTCAGGGATGGGATTTACCATTATGGAGAATTTTATGGATGAGGTGGAAGTGATCTCCAAACCAAGCACTGGTACTACTGTTTACTTAAAAAAGCGTTTAGCTAAAAGCAGATCACTTTGTAATTAAGGAGAGTC
This DNA window, taken from Alteribacillus bidgolensis, encodes the following:
- a CDS encoding Fur family transcriptional regulator; protein product: MEQRIDRIKKQLHSQSYKLTPQREATVRVLLEHEEDHLSAEDVYLLVKEKAPEIGLATVYRTLELLNELEVVDKINFGDGVSRYDLRKEGADHFHHHLVCIECGSVDEIQEDLLGDVEKVVERDWHFKIKDHRLTFHGVCHRCQENGDSEKKNQSPEKAINKVR
- a CDS encoding DUF4227 family protein → MEKWMSYGVETIKIFVIFIVCLLAFYYGILWLSDSYEADERLNKPEKNYEEVKINSKISFY
- the xerD gene encoding site-specific tyrosine recombinase XerD, yielding MQHDVLDFLHYCQVEKGLSENTISSYKRDLLNYISHLEKNYLKDIEQIERSHIVDFLFTMKENGRSTSTIARTISSIRAFHQFLLRDQRLKKDPSELVEIPKGEKKLPDVLSASEVEKLLSASEGVTAFDLRNKAMLELMYATGLRVTELCELEVGDIHLQMGFVHCIGKGNKERIIPLGKMAQEALEQYIHKGRSFLMKKKRHDVLFVNHHGNQLSRQGFWKILKTASEKANIQKKLTPHTLRHSFATHLLENGADLRAVQEMLGHADISTTQIYTHVSNHKLKDVYIHFHPRA
- the deoB gene encoding phosphopentomutase gives rise to the protein MSNYHFKRIFVIVMDSVGIGEAPDAKEYNDKGADTLGHIAEKMNGLHMPHMEKLGIGNIKNTAGIEAVDQPQAHTGIMEEASHSKDTMTGHWEIMGLHIKEPFRTFPDGFPKELISKLEQETGRKIIGNKVASGTEIIKELGGEHMSSGALIVYTSADSVLQIAAHEDVVPIEELYDICEKARAMTYESPYMIGRVIARPFIGQPGAFERTANRHDYALKPFGRTVMNELADKGLDSLAIGKISDIYDGEGVTESIRTSSNNDGMDKIIQTANRDFTGLCFLNLVDFDAKFGHRRDPLGYGKALEEFDERLPDLMEECRREDVIIITADHGNDPVHHGTDHTRELVPLLVYTPAYTPGNDLGVRKTFADIGATLADNFNVKRPENGTSFLKNITK
- a CDS encoding purine-nucleoside phosphorylase, with the translated sequence MTTKRLLEDAAETLQEKIDFEPKAGLILGSGLGVLAEEIENPVKVHYEDIPGFPVSTVIGHAGQLVFGRLKGVPVVAMQGRFHYYEGYTMQEVTFPVRVMRALGVDTLLVTNAAGSVNESFSPGHLMLIKDHLNLQGDNPLLGKNDDTLGPRFPDMSSAYSVELMEAARKAASSLNITLQEGVYAANTGPAYETPAEIRMIRTLGADAVGMSTVPEVTTAVHGGMKVLGISCLSNMAAGILDQPLSHDEVIETTEKVKEEFLLLMKEIIHQMGKGEA
- a CDS encoding purine-nucleoside phosphorylase; amino-acid sequence: MNQLAEKVTEAANYLEEKIVNQPKIGLILGSGLGDLAEEIEAATEVEYSSIPYFPISTVEGHAGKLVIGNLQGNVVIAMQGRFHYYEGYSMQEVTFPVRVMQALGVETLLVTNACGGMNPSFQPGDLMVIEDHINMTGTNPLIGRNDEKLGPRFPDMSQAYDKSLQKIAENAAESIGISVQKGVYTGISGPAFMTAAELIMLRRLGGDVVGMSTVPEVITARHAGLKVLGISCITDMAVGEEIEGVSHEEVMETASKTKPKFIALVKQILKEM
- a CDS encoding pyrimidine-nucleoside phosphorylase gives rise to the protein MRMVDIIAKKRDGRELSDDEIRWFVNGYSNEEIPDYQASAFAMALYFQGMTQKEAASLTFAMAESGDQLDLSEIEGTKVDKHSTGGVGDKTTLILGPLVAALGIPVAKMSGRGLGHTGGTIDKLESFKGFRTELKQDEFIKLVNENKIALAGQSGNLTPADKKLYALRDVTATVDSIPLIASSVMSKKIAAGADAIVLDVKMGSGAFMENLEDAKALAQAMVKIGHSLNRKTMAVISNMDQPLGRHVGNALEVKEAIETLKGQGPDDLHELSVELAAHMAAAGGKASNEKEGRKLIEEVISNGKAIEKMKLFIEKQGGDATAVDNPDLFCTAAFKKEIKAPKPGYVQSMHAAQIGRAAMVLGAGRATKDDIIDHAVGIELHKKIGDEVKKDELIATLHSNQPDTEQAEEMVKNAFSLVKAKTEKPLLIYETIYN
- a CDS encoding D-alanyl-D-alanine carboxypeptidase family protein, producing MIKSLPALKTSFLCVLTLVTFIHSESVFAKEEEEKIPELAEDAKSAIIMEVDTGQVLYNKNENEKLPPASMTKIMTMLLVMEALEKEDIQLDEQVTASEHAASMGGSQIFLEQGEQMTVHELLKGVAVASGNDASVALAEHIAGTEEKFIKKMNDKAEELGLENTHFNNTTGLTEKDHYTTARDLAVMSQALLQHEKILEYTSIYEDYLRQGTDKEFWLVNTNRLVKHYDGVDGLKTGFTSEAKYNLTATAQKDGMRVITVLMGAESPKKRNKQTTEMLDYGFQNYQKVVLAEKGEEIASIPVEKGKTKTVPVTLERNAAIVLPKGKKIEKIDREIDINDKVIAPAEKGSAAGVVQFYDGEKKLTEKELVLDEEAQSASWYVLFKRTLSSLTGQLS
- the spoIIAA gene encoding anti-sigma F factor antagonist, whose protein sequence is MSLSVNLEQVGDVLCIRLRGELDHHSARELRSQVDDYLDAHQIQHIVLNLEELNFMDSSGIGVILGRYKQVRRNGGEMVVCSISTPVKRLFELSGLFKILRLENRETDALRKLGVA
- the spoIIAB gene encoding anti-sigma F factor; its protein translation is MKNEMKLEFSAVSENEAFARVSVGAFVAQLDPNMDELTELKTVVSEAVTNSIIHGYDENPAGTITIMVKIDTDMVELTVKDNGVGIEDIGKAKEPLYTSKPELERSGMGFTIMENFMDEVEVISKPSTGTTVYLKKRLAKSRSLCN